One segment of Anopheles stephensi strain Indian chromosome 3, UCI_ANSTEP_V1.0, whole genome shotgun sequence DNA contains the following:
- the LOC118510273 gene encoding high affinity cAMP-specific and IBMX-insensitive 3',5'-cyclic phosphodiesterase 8 isoform X7 — MNPAVPRATMAHHSSMMDYTRKFHQYSSARLCCGTSSSSGRYGHRKSSLALTPEEEPLDSCPRLVSDLKFPNLLPPNPVIKILIAFCKNDPVFDALVNASHRLSLEPTFVKSAESAIEAFQNPSSGGHHIIIVDARYPRTMEAEALGRSIRNSKGSQHTTMVAVVKKSVFEKDDTAVISLLDVGYNRCIIESPHVSICSSELRQIQHSLVRPQNVISTQQALYTALHRSREAVIITDDTLRAQYANRASERVLNMKLDEIVGRSLNDLVTADISNILSHTSRYKDYDGYLTTRRKSQESSQIHVRAVPVSCIGRNPTHLVLILESSSTALVSSNAIGEALQTLPQGKEVPRGSLHSIRRGSFDVRSIASDGLRRTSLAKLSSLPLEAPITKVLSLLAQVQENCSLEEAKLLDRVMEFLKREGLYSPQMKEIRTEDPVATDLIGALLTQGPTNILSSRRSSNDSIIRGGGRPSTGSIVFNKTKESSELSDLLQTALDWDFEIFKLEELTEKRPLVCLGLELFRRFDVYNTFNCDEMTFKLWLIEMEKHYHSENTYHNSTHAADVMQATAVYLQQLSNREIKIMDRMDEATALIAAATHDIDHPGRSSAYLCNSDSSLALLYNDICVLESHHAATTFRLTLADDKINIFKNLDRDMYKLARSIIVDMILATEMTRHFEHLAKFVSVFGTDVESKEPLPPDNDDNQILVRRMLIKCADVSNPTRPLKFCVEWARRIAEEYFMQTDEEKRKNLPIVMPMFDRTTCSISKSQIGFIEYIIHDMMDAWNSFIEMPEIIRYMEFNYSQWKLFEEQGINTLSDIKRKQMSLNEETASSISLEEKF, encoded by the exons GTGGAACCTCAAGCAGTTCGGGCCGGTACGGTCATCGGAAGTCGTCGCTGGCACTGACACCCGAGGAGGAACCTCTCGACTCGTGCCCG AGATTAGTTTCGGATCTGAAGTTTCCCAACCTGCTACCACCGAATCCTGTGATTAAG ATTTTGATTGCCTTCTGCAAAAATGATCCCGTGTTCGACGCGCTGGTCAATGCCAGCCACCGTCTCAGCCTGGAACCAACGTTCGTCAAGTCGGCCGAAAGCGCCATCGAAGCGTTCCAAAATCCCAGCTCGGGCGGTCatcacatcatcatcgttgacGCGCGATACCCGCGCACGATGGAAGCGGAGGCGCTCGGCAG GTCAATTCGAAATTCGAAGGGTAGCCAACATACAACAATGGTTGCGGTAGTGAAAAAGAG TGTATTTGAAAAGGATGATACGGCTGTGATTTCTCTGCTGGATGTTGGCTATAACAGG TGCATTATCGAGTCTCCACATGTATCGATTTGCTCGTCGGAGCTGCGGCAAATCCAGCACTCGCTCGTCCGACCGCAGAATGTGATATCGACTCAACAG GCACTATACACGGCGCTTCATCGATCGAGAGAAGCGGTCATCATTACCGACGACACGCTCCGGGCACAGTATGCGAACCGGGCTAGCGAACGTGTGCTGAATATGAAGCTG GATGAAATCGTTGGCAGATCTCTGAACGACTTGGTAACGGCCGATATTAGTAATATTTTATCTCATACCAGTAGATATAAGGACTACGACGGTTACCTTACCACGCGGAGAAAGTCCCAAGAATCATCACAAATCCATGTTCGTGCCGTACCTGTCTCGTGCATCGGAAG GAATCCCACACACTTAGTTTTAATCCTAGAATCATCATCCACCGCGCTCGTGTCCTCGAACGCTATCGGTGAGGCACTGCAAACGTTACCCCAGGGTAAGGAGGTGCCACGCGGCTCACTGCACTCGATCCGGCGAGGTAGCTTCGACGTACGGTCCATCGCGTCCGATGGGTTGCGGCGGACCAGTCTGGCGAAGTTGTCCTCGCTGCCACTGGAAGCACCGATCACCAAAGTACTGAGCCTGCTGGCACAGGTTCAGGAAAACTGCTCGCTCGAAGAAGCCAAGCTGCTGGACCGGGTGATGGAGTTTCTCAAGCGCGAGGGACTGTACAGTCCGCAGATGAAGGAAATCCGCACCGAAGACCCGGTCGCCACTGATCTGATAGGGGCTCTGCTGACG CAAGGACCAACGAACATCCTGTCGTCTAGGCGCAGCTCGAACGACTCCATCATACGCGGCGGTGGCCGTCCATCTACAGGGAGCATCGTTTTCAACAAAACCAAAGAATCTTCAGAACTGTCCGACCTGCTACAGACGGCCCTGGATTGGgactttgaaatatttaagcTAGAGGAACTTACCGAGAAACGTCCATTAGTGTGTTTAG GATTAGAACTGTTCCGGCGGTTTGATGTGTACAATACGTTCAACTGTGACGAGATGACGTTCAAGCTGTGGCTCATTGAGATGGAGAAACACTACCACAGCGAGAATACATATCACAACAGCACTCATGCCGCTGACGTGATGCAG GCCACGGCAGTTTATCTGCAGCAGCTGAGCAACCGAGAGATAAAAATTATGGACCGAATGGACGAAGCGACCGCTCTCATCGCCGCCGCAACCCATGACATAGACCATCCGGGCCGTTCGTCTGCCTACCTGTGCAACTCCGACAGCTCGCTGGCCCTGCTGTACAACGACATCTGTGTGTTGGAATCGCACCATGCGGCGACCACCTTCAGGTTGACGCTGG CTGACGATAAGATCAACATCTTCAAGAACTTGGACCGGGACATGTACAAATTGGCACGTTCCATCATTGTCGATATGATTCTGGCAACGGAGATGACGCGACACTTTGAGCATCTGGCCAAGTTCGTGAGCGTGTTCGGCACGGACGTGGAGTCGAAGGAACCGCTCCCACCCGACAACGACGACAATCAGATCCTTGTCCGGCGAATGCTGATCAAGTGTGCGGACGTTAGCAATCCAACGCGTCCGCTCAAGTTCTGCGTCGAGTGGGCCCGCCGTATCGCGGAGGAGTACTTTATGCAGACGGACGAAGAGAAGCGCAAGAATCTGCCCATCGTGATGCCAATGTTTGACCGCACGACCTGCAGCATCTCCAAGAGTCAGATCGGCTTCATCGAGTACATTATACACGACATGATGGACGCATGGAACA GTTTTATCGAAATGCCCGAAATCATACGTTACATGGAGTTCAACTATTCGCAGTGGAAGTTGTTCGAGGAGCAAGGCATCAACACGCTGAGCGACATCAAGCGCAAGCAGATGTCACTGAACGAGGAAACGGCTAGCTCGATCTCCCTGGAGGAGAAGTTCTAG
- the LOC118510273 gene encoding high affinity cAMP-specific and IBMX-insensitive 3',5'-cyclic phosphodiesterase 8 isoform X8 has translation MNPAVPRATMAHHSSMMDYTRGTSSSSGRYGHRKSSLALTPEEEPLDSCPRLVSDLKFPNLLPPNPVIKILIAFCKNDPVFDALVNASHRLSLEPTFVKSAESAIEAFQNPSSGGHHIIIVDARYPRTMEAEALGRSIRNSKGSQHTTMVAVVKKSVFEKDDTAVISLLDVGYNRCIIESPHVSICSSELRQIQHSLVRPQNVISTQQALYTALHRSREAVIITDDTLRAQYANRASERVLNMKLDEIVGRSLNDLVTADISNILSHTSRYKDYDGYLTTRRKSQESSQIHVRAVPVSCIGRNPTHLVLILESSSTALVSSNAIGEALQTLPQGKEVPRGSLHSIRRGSFDVRSIASDGLRRTSLAKLSSLPLEAPITKVLSLLAQVQENCSLEEAKLLDRVMEFLKREGLYSPQMKEIRTEDPVATDLIGALLTQGPTNILSSRRSSNDSIIRGGGRPSTGSIVFNKTKESSELSDLLQTALDWDFEIFKLEELTEKRPLVCLGLELFRRFDVYNTFNCDEMTFKLWLIEMEKHYHSENTYHNSTHAADVMQATAVYLQQLSNREIKIMDRMDEATALIAAATHDIDHPGRSSAYLCNSDSSLALLYNDICVLESHHAATTFRLTLADDKINIFKNLDRDMYKLARSIIVDMILATEMTRHFEHLAKFVSVFGTDVESKEPLPPDNDDNQILVRRMLIKCADVSNPTRPLKFCVEWARRIAEEYFMQTDEEKRKNLPIVMPMFDRTTCSISKSQIGFIEYIIHDMMDAWNSFIEMPEIIRYMEFNYSQWKLFEEQGINTLSDIKRKQMSLNEETASSISLEEKF, from the exons GTGGAACCTCAAGCAGTTCGGGCCGGTACGGTCATCGGAAGTCGTCGCTGGCACTGACACCCGAGGAGGAACCTCTCGACTCGTGCCCG AGATTAGTTTCGGATCTGAAGTTTCCCAACCTGCTACCACCGAATCCTGTGATTAAG ATTTTGATTGCCTTCTGCAAAAATGATCCCGTGTTCGACGCGCTGGTCAATGCCAGCCACCGTCTCAGCCTGGAACCAACGTTCGTCAAGTCGGCCGAAAGCGCCATCGAAGCGTTCCAAAATCCCAGCTCGGGCGGTCatcacatcatcatcgttgacGCGCGATACCCGCGCACGATGGAAGCGGAGGCGCTCGGCAG GTCAATTCGAAATTCGAAGGGTAGCCAACATACAACAATGGTTGCGGTAGTGAAAAAGAG TGTATTTGAAAAGGATGATACGGCTGTGATTTCTCTGCTGGATGTTGGCTATAACAGG TGCATTATCGAGTCTCCACATGTATCGATTTGCTCGTCGGAGCTGCGGCAAATCCAGCACTCGCTCGTCCGACCGCAGAATGTGATATCGACTCAACAG GCACTATACACGGCGCTTCATCGATCGAGAGAAGCGGTCATCATTACCGACGACACGCTCCGGGCACAGTATGCGAACCGGGCTAGCGAACGTGTGCTGAATATGAAGCTG GATGAAATCGTTGGCAGATCTCTGAACGACTTGGTAACGGCCGATATTAGTAATATTTTATCTCATACCAGTAGATATAAGGACTACGACGGTTACCTTACCACGCGGAGAAAGTCCCAAGAATCATCACAAATCCATGTTCGTGCCGTACCTGTCTCGTGCATCGGAAG GAATCCCACACACTTAGTTTTAATCCTAGAATCATCATCCACCGCGCTCGTGTCCTCGAACGCTATCGGTGAGGCACTGCAAACGTTACCCCAGGGTAAGGAGGTGCCACGCGGCTCACTGCACTCGATCCGGCGAGGTAGCTTCGACGTACGGTCCATCGCGTCCGATGGGTTGCGGCGGACCAGTCTGGCGAAGTTGTCCTCGCTGCCACTGGAAGCACCGATCACCAAAGTACTGAGCCTGCTGGCACAGGTTCAGGAAAACTGCTCGCTCGAAGAAGCCAAGCTGCTGGACCGGGTGATGGAGTTTCTCAAGCGCGAGGGACTGTACAGTCCGCAGATGAAGGAAATCCGCACCGAAGACCCGGTCGCCACTGATCTGATAGGGGCTCTGCTGACG CAAGGACCAACGAACATCCTGTCGTCTAGGCGCAGCTCGAACGACTCCATCATACGCGGCGGTGGCCGTCCATCTACAGGGAGCATCGTTTTCAACAAAACCAAAGAATCTTCAGAACTGTCCGACCTGCTACAGACGGCCCTGGATTGGgactttgaaatatttaagcTAGAGGAACTTACCGAGAAACGTCCATTAGTGTGTTTAG GATTAGAACTGTTCCGGCGGTTTGATGTGTACAATACGTTCAACTGTGACGAGATGACGTTCAAGCTGTGGCTCATTGAGATGGAGAAACACTACCACAGCGAGAATACATATCACAACAGCACTCATGCCGCTGACGTGATGCAG GCCACGGCAGTTTATCTGCAGCAGCTGAGCAACCGAGAGATAAAAATTATGGACCGAATGGACGAAGCGACCGCTCTCATCGCCGCCGCAACCCATGACATAGACCATCCGGGCCGTTCGTCTGCCTACCTGTGCAACTCCGACAGCTCGCTGGCCCTGCTGTACAACGACATCTGTGTGTTGGAATCGCACCATGCGGCGACCACCTTCAGGTTGACGCTGG CTGACGATAAGATCAACATCTTCAAGAACTTGGACCGGGACATGTACAAATTGGCACGTTCCATCATTGTCGATATGATTCTGGCAACGGAGATGACGCGACACTTTGAGCATCTGGCCAAGTTCGTGAGCGTGTTCGGCACGGACGTGGAGTCGAAGGAACCGCTCCCACCCGACAACGACGACAATCAGATCCTTGTCCGGCGAATGCTGATCAAGTGTGCGGACGTTAGCAATCCAACGCGTCCGCTCAAGTTCTGCGTCGAGTGGGCCCGCCGTATCGCGGAGGAGTACTTTATGCAGACGGACGAAGAGAAGCGCAAGAATCTGCCCATCGTGATGCCAATGTTTGACCGCACGACCTGCAGCATCTCCAAGAGTCAGATCGGCTTCATCGAGTACATTATACACGACATGATGGACGCATGGAACA GTTTTATCGAAATGCCCGAAATCATACGTTACATGGAGTTCAACTATTCGCAGTGGAAGTTGTTCGAGGAGCAAGGCATCAACACGCTGAGCGACATCAAGCGCAAGCAGATGTCACTGAACGAGGAAACGGCTAGCTCGATCTCCCTGGAGGAGAAGTTCTAG
- the LOC118510273 gene encoding high affinity cAMP-specific and IBMX-insensitive 3',5'-cyclic phosphodiesterase 8 isoform X4, whose translation MKDDDDDDNQPVIGCFKMKSFFRKYQSKSMETLYKPAPVVLTMKQLESMPQAERTRPTRRYSLVGTPSSLDYSMLHPGQERKITRTVSSTAQRSILLPENEKKNGALETTVPTDPLLMGRVPDNGDSLITGPKLTTELINSPEPRRSLPLERNESLLSSDNGSEQKVYYRTNSTPIFRPRSYGRRSNGLKVFRFPDIMEELPFVEPMTRLVSDLKFPNLLPPNPVIKILIAFCKNDPVFDALVNASHRLSLEPTFVKSAESAIEAFQNPSSGGHHIIIVDARYPRTMEAEALGRSIRNSKGSQHTTMVAVVKKSVFEKDDTAVISLLDVGYNRCIIESPHVSICSSELRQIQHSLVRPQNVISTQQALYTALHRSREAVIITDDTLRAQYANRASERVLNMKLDEIVGRSLNDLVTADISNILSHTSRYKDYDGYLTTRRKSQESSQIHVRAVPVSCIGRNPTHLVLILESSSTALVSSNAIGEALQTLPQGKEVPRGSLHSIRRGSFDVRSIASDGLRRTSLAKLSSLPLEAPITKVLSLLAQVQENCSLEEAKLLDRVMEFLKREGLYSPQMKEIRTEDPVATDLIGALLTQGPTNILSSRRSSNDSIIRGGGRPSTGSIVFNKTKESSELSDLLQTALDWDFEIFKLEELTEKRPLVCLGLELFRRFDVYNTFNCDEMTFKLWLIEMEKHYHSENTYHNSTHAADVMQATAVYLQQLSNREIKIMDRMDEATALIAAATHDIDHPGRSSAYLCNSDSSLALLYNDICVLESHHAATTFRLTLADDKINIFKNLDRDMYKLARSIIVDMILATEMTRHFEHLAKFVSVFGTDVESKEPLPPDNDDNQILVRRMLIKCADVSNPTRPLKFCVEWARRIAEEYFMQTDEEKRKNLPIVMPMFDRTTCSISKSQIGFIEYIIHDMMDAWNSFIEMPEIIRYMEFNYSQWKLFEEQGINTLSDIKRKQMSLNEETASSISLEEKF comes from the exons ATgaaagacgacgacgacgacgacaaccagCCCGTCATCGGATGTTTCAAGATGAAATCCTTTTTCCGCAAGTACCAGAGCAAGAGCATGGAGACGCTCTACAAACCCGCGCCCGTCGTGCTCACGATGAAGCAGCTAGAATCGATGCCCCAGGCCGAACGAACGCGTCCAACGCGACGCTACAGTCTCGTCGGGACACCATCCTCCCTGGACTATAGCATGCTGCACCCCGGCCAAGAGCGGAAGATTACCAGAACAGTATCCTCCACGGCGCAACGCAGCATCCTCCTCCCGGAgaatgagaagaaaaacggTGCCCTAGAAACGACGGTGCCGACGGACCCTTTGTTGATGGGCCGGGTGCCGGACAATGGAGATTCGCTTATTACCGGTCCGAAACTAACGACGGAGCTTATCAATTCACCTGAGCCACGACGGTCGCTTCCGCTGGAGCGCAACGAGAGCTTACTGAGCAGTG ATAACGGAAGTGAACAGAAGGTGTACTATAGAACCAACTCGACCCCCATCTTTCGACCCAGATCGTACGGACGGCGATCGAACGGGTTGAAGGTGTTCCGGTTTCCCGACATTATGGAAGAATTGCCCTTCGTGGAGCCAATGACA AGATTAGTTTCGGATCTGAAGTTTCCCAACCTGCTACCACCGAATCCTGTGATTAAG ATTTTGATTGCCTTCTGCAAAAATGATCCCGTGTTCGACGCGCTGGTCAATGCCAGCCACCGTCTCAGCCTGGAACCAACGTTCGTCAAGTCGGCCGAAAGCGCCATCGAAGCGTTCCAAAATCCCAGCTCGGGCGGTCatcacatcatcatcgttgacGCGCGATACCCGCGCACGATGGAAGCGGAGGCGCTCGGCAG GTCAATTCGAAATTCGAAGGGTAGCCAACATACAACAATGGTTGCGGTAGTGAAAAAGAG TGTATTTGAAAAGGATGATACGGCTGTGATTTCTCTGCTGGATGTTGGCTATAACAGG TGCATTATCGAGTCTCCACATGTATCGATTTGCTCGTCGGAGCTGCGGCAAATCCAGCACTCGCTCGTCCGACCGCAGAATGTGATATCGACTCAACAG GCACTATACACGGCGCTTCATCGATCGAGAGAAGCGGTCATCATTACCGACGACACGCTCCGGGCACAGTATGCGAACCGGGCTAGCGAACGTGTGCTGAATATGAAGCTG GATGAAATCGTTGGCAGATCTCTGAACGACTTGGTAACGGCCGATATTAGTAATATTTTATCTCATACCAGTAGATATAAGGACTACGACGGTTACCTTACCACGCGGAGAAAGTCCCAAGAATCATCACAAATCCATGTTCGTGCCGTACCTGTCTCGTGCATCGGAAG GAATCCCACACACTTAGTTTTAATCCTAGAATCATCATCCACCGCGCTCGTGTCCTCGAACGCTATCGGTGAGGCACTGCAAACGTTACCCCAGGGTAAGGAGGTGCCACGCGGCTCACTGCACTCGATCCGGCGAGGTAGCTTCGACGTACGGTCCATCGCGTCCGATGGGTTGCGGCGGACCAGTCTGGCGAAGTTGTCCTCGCTGCCACTGGAAGCACCGATCACCAAAGTACTGAGCCTGCTGGCACAGGTTCAGGAAAACTGCTCGCTCGAAGAAGCCAAGCTGCTGGACCGGGTGATGGAGTTTCTCAAGCGCGAGGGACTGTACAGTCCGCAGATGAAGGAAATCCGCACCGAAGACCCGGTCGCCACTGATCTGATAGGGGCTCTGCTGACG CAAGGACCAACGAACATCCTGTCGTCTAGGCGCAGCTCGAACGACTCCATCATACGCGGCGGTGGCCGTCCATCTACAGGGAGCATCGTTTTCAACAAAACCAAAGAATCTTCAGAACTGTCCGACCTGCTACAGACGGCCCTGGATTGGgactttgaaatatttaagcTAGAGGAACTTACCGAGAAACGTCCATTAGTGTGTTTAG GATTAGAACTGTTCCGGCGGTTTGATGTGTACAATACGTTCAACTGTGACGAGATGACGTTCAAGCTGTGGCTCATTGAGATGGAGAAACACTACCACAGCGAGAATACATATCACAACAGCACTCATGCCGCTGACGTGATGCAG GCCACGGCAGTTTATCTGCAGCAGCTGAGCAACCGAGAGATAAAAATTATGGACCGAATGGACGAAGCGACCGCTCTCATCGCCGCCGCAACCCATGACATAGACCATCCGGGCCGTTCGTCTGCCTACCTGTGCAACTCCGACAGCTCGCTGGCCCTGCTGTACAACGACATCTGTGTGTTGGAATCGCACCATGCGGCGACCACCTTCAGGTTGACGCTGG CTGACGATAAGATCAACATCTTCAAGAACTTGGACCGGGACATGTACAAATTGGCACGTTCCATCATTGTCGATATGATTCTGGCAACGGAGATGACGCGACACTTTGAGCATCTGGCCAAGTTCGTGAGCGTGTTCGGCACGGACGTGGAGTCGAAGGAACCGCTCCCACCCGACAACGACGACAATCAGATCCTTGTCCGGCGAATGCTGATCAAGTGTGCGGACGTTAGCAATCCAACGCGTCCGCTCAAGTTCTGCGTCGAGTGGGCCCGCCGTATCGCGGAGGAGTACTTTATGCAGACGGACGAAGAGAAGCGCAAGAATCTGCCCATCGTGATGCCAATGTTTGACCGCACGACCTGCAGCATCTCCAAGAGTCAGATCGGCTTCATCGAGTACATTATACACGACATGATGGACGCATGGAACA GTTTTATCGAAATGCCCGAAATCATACGTTACATGGAGTTCAACTATTCGCAGTGGAAGTTGTTCGAGGAGCAAGGCATCAACACGCTGAGCGACATCAAGCGCAAGCAGATGTCACTGAACGAGGAAACGGCTAGCTCGATCTCCCTGGAGGAGAAGTTCTAG
- the LOC118510283 gene encoding uncharacterized protein LOC118510283, which yields MDISKVLIRQLSAREWRRFAAFRSLPADSIDPAFRQHILANYDVHFYEYGELEPRYGTSPREPVAFSVDEPKPGPSKEARSDGKQHQLADLVAGHGSQEGEEDETLPRLSEEEVQFIEV from the exons ATGGATATTTCAAAGGTTTTAATCCGTCAGTTGAGTGCCCGCGAATGGCGTCGGTTTGCTGCGTTTCGAAGTCTACCGGCCGACTCAATCGACCCTGCCTTTCGGCAGCACATTCTCGCGAACTACGACGTACACTTTTACGAGTACGGTGAGCTGGAACCGAGATATGGAACCTCCCCGAGGGAGCCGGTAGCGTTCTCGGTGGACGAACCGAAGCCGGGTCCAAGCAAAGAAGCAAGGTCCGATGGAAAGCAGCACCAATTAGCCGATTTGGTTGCCGGCCACGGCTCCCAGGAAG GCGAGGAAGATGAAACGCTACCGAGATTGTCGGAGGAAGAGGTTCAATTTATAGAGGTATAA